Genomic DNA from Desulfuromonas versatilis:
AGCCGGCGGCGGCCACGTCGAGCTGCGCGTCGATCCGCTCGGGGGTGTAGAAATTGATGGGCGGGCATGAGGAGCTGGCGCAGACCAGGGTGAAGTGGATGCGCGGATCGGGCGGGTCGATGATGTGATCGATCCTCCCGTCGCTGGAGGAGAAGGGGTGAAACAGGCCATGGGGGGGGCGATGGTTGCCGCGCAGGATGCCGTGCTCGATGTCATCGGGACTGAAGCTCAGCTCGCCGATGCGGTAGCAGAGCCTGGAGAAAAACCCGTGGATCTCCTTGACCGAATCGCGGACCTGCATCTCAACCACCCCGTGAATGACCAGGGTGTTGTAGATGTTGATCCAGAAGGCGAGCCGCTCCTCGCGGTTGCGCAGCAGGTTCAGGTCGTAGTCCCGCAGCAGGGCGGTGTCGGCCACGTACTGCCGGTAGGCCTCGGATTCGCGCATGGCGGCGTAGTCGACCTTGCCCCTCTCCAGGTCGTAGAATTCGGCCTTGAGACGGTTGATGTCGTTGCGCAGATGGGCGGCAACATCGCTTTTCGGGGCGGTATCGGGTACCGGCCCGCTGTTGAGAATCGTCCTGTCGGCCATGCCAGGCTCCTCCCGCTGAAAGCCCTCAAGGGGCCGCAAACTGTCCAACCCCGGCAACTGGCCGGGTCAGGCTCCGCTCAACACCTGCCCCCGCTCGCGGAACAACGCCTCGAGTTCGAGCAGCCCCTGACGGTACAGGGCCGCGGCCCGCTCCACTTCCTCGACCGCCGCGGCCGCTTCCATCCGCTCCAGGGGGGTGTGCAGCGCGACGATCTTGTCGAGCAGGGCGAAGTCGAAATCGACCAGGCGCTCCTCGTCGGAGCTGCTCAACCACGGCCCGGCCTGGGCGGGAAGCTGGCCGCGGGCGACCTCGGCCTTGACCCTGGCGGTTTGCTGGAGCAGCGCCCCGAGGTCCTCCGCCAGCCCCTCACCGGCTCGCCCTGAGGCAATGAAATCGGCCAGGCGGTCGCGAACCTTCTCGAGCTCGCGGGCCAGGTGACGACAAAGCAGACGGTCGGTCTCACGGTAGCTGATGGCGCTGTACCCCAGAAAACCGGGGACATGCCTGCCGAGTATCGCCGTTTTGTGGGCAAGATCGTTCTTCATGTCATGGGCCATCCCCCCCGCGAGATCAGTTTTCGAGCAGGATCAGGTCGGGGTTTTCGATGTGCTCGATCAGGGCGTTGAAAAACCTCTGGGCCGTGGCCCCGTCGATGATCCGGTGGTCGAAGGTCAGCGACAGCGGCACCACCGGCCGCGCCACCACCTGCCCCTCCCGCACCACCGGCGCTTCCTCGATGCGGCCGATCCCCAGGATCGCCGCCTCCGGGGGGTTGATGATCGGCGTCCCCCAGAGTCCGCCGATGGCCCCGTAATTGGTGACGGTGAAGGTTCCCCCCTTGAGTTCGGCCGGGGTGATCTTGCGCTGCCGGGCCCGCTCGGAGAGGTCGAGCAGGGCCCCGGCCAGCTCGAGAATGCTCATGTGCCGCGCCCTGCGCACCACCGGCACCAGCAGGCCATCGGGCGTATCCACGGCGAAGCCGATGTTGATCTCCCGATGCAGCACCACCTGCCCGGCCTGCTCGTCGAGGGAGCTGTTGAGCAGGGGGTAACGCTCCAGCACCAGGGTCAGGGCCTTGACCACCAGGGGGAGATAGGTCAGTTTGAGCCCGCGGCTTTCGACCAGCTTGCGCTCGCGTTGGCGCAGTTCGCGCAGCGCCAAGGCATCGGCCCGCTCCATGATGGTCACGTGCACCGCCGAGGAGTGCGAGGCGACCATCGAGCGGGCCATCACTTTGCGCACCCCCTTGAGCGGGATGCGTTCGGGCTCGCGGGGCGCTTCGGTCCGGGCCTCCCCGGCACCGGCCGCGGCCCGGATATCCTCCGCGGTGATCCGCCCCCGGGGACCGCTGGGCTTGACCCCGACCAGGTCCACCCCGAGCTCCTCGGCCAGCTTGCGGTCTGCCGGCAGAACCGCCACCGGCGCTTCCGGCTCCGCCTCGGCAGGGGGAGGCTCCTCGGCCACCTCCAGTTGCCCCACCACCCCGAGGGCCGCGGGGCGTTCGGGCTGCGCGGCGGCCTCTTCCTCGATCACCGCCAGCACCTCTCCGACCTGGATGGTATCGCCTTCGGCGCCGCGCAGCTCGCGCACCGTTCCGCCGACCGGCGCGGGGAGCTCCACCACCGCCTTGTCGGTCTCCATCTCCACGATCGGCTGGTGGGCCTTGACCCGGTCGCCGACCGCGACCAGCCAGCGCACGATCTCCCCTTCCGCGATCCCCTCCCCGACATCGGGGAACTTGAATTCGAACATGCAACCTCTCCAGAAAAACCGCCAGATCAAACGATGGGCAGCGCCATGAAACCGCCCATCCCAAAGGCCCCCGTCAGAACTCCAGTACCTTGCGCGCCCCCCGCAGAATCCGCCGCAGGTCGGGCAGGTAGAAATGCTCGCCCTTGGGCAGGGGCATCACCGTATCGAAGCCGCTCACCCGCTCCACCGGGGCCTTGAGATAGAGCAGCGCCTGCTCCATCAGCAGAGCCGAAATCTCCGCCCCCAGGCCGCAGGTGCGCGGCGCCTCGTGCACCACCACGCAGCGGCCGGTCTTTTTCACCGATTCGACGATGGCCGCCTCGTCCAGCGGCGAGATGCTGCGCGGATCGATGATCTCCGCCTCGATCCCCTGGCCGGCGAGCTCCTCGGCCGCCTTCTGCGCCTCGCGCACCATCGCGCCCCAGGCCACCAGGGTCAGGTCCCCCCCTTCGCGGACCCGCCGGGCCTTGCCGAGGGGCACCAGCACCTCGCCCTCGGGCACCTCCTCCTTGATGGCACGGTAGATGCGCTTGGGCTCCAGGAACAGCACCGGGTCGGGGTCGCGGATCGCCGACTTGAGCAGCCCCCGCGCATCGGCCGGCGAGGAGGGGATCACCACCTTGATCCCGGGGGTGTGGGCGAGCAGCGCCTCGGTGCTCTCCGAGTGGTGCTCGGGAGCGTGGATGCCGCCGCCGTAGGGCATGCGGATCACCATGGGCGCGCTGTAGACCCCGCGGGTGCGGTTGCGGATGCGCCCGACGTGGGAGATGATCTGGTCGTAGGCGGGGTAGAGAAAACCCATGAACTGGATCTCGGCCACCGGCTTGAGCCCCAGCAGCGCCATGCCGAAGGCGCAGCCGACGATCCCCGACTCGGCCAGCGGGGTATCGATGGAGCGGTTTTCGCCAAAACGCTGCTGCAGCCCCTCGGTGACCCGGAACACGCCCCCTTCCTTACCCACGTCCTCGCCGAGCAGGATGACATCCGGGTCCCGCTCCATCTCCTCGCGCAGGGCCAGGTTGATGGCCTCGACCATGTTCATCTGTGCCATCTCAGCCCTCCTTCAAGGCATCGAGCAACTCACTGCGCTGCCTGGCCAGATGCGCGGGGAGCGCTGCGAACATGCTGTCGAAGACCGACTCGGGAGTGGGCGGCGGGGCCGACTCGGCGCGCCGCGCCGCATCCTCGATCCGGGCCTGGTGGCTGGCGGCCAGCTCGTTCTCCCATGCCTCGCTCCACAAGCCCCGCTGCTTGAGAAACTGCCGGTAGCGCACCAGCGGTTCGAGGGCGCGCATCTTTTCCACCTCGGCGTTTTCCCGGTAGCGCAGGGGGTCGTCGGAGGTGGTGTGGGGCCCCAGCCGGTAGGTCACCGCTTCGATGAGTGTCGGCCCTT
This window encodes:
- a CDS encoding DUF547 domain-containing protein, whose product is MADRTILNSGPVPDTAPKSDVAAHLRNDINRLKAEFYDLERGKVDYAAMRESEAYRQYVADTALLRDYDLNLLRNREERLAFWINIYNTLVIHGVVEMQVRDSVKEIHGFFSRLCYRIGELSFSPDDIEHGILRGNHRPPHGLFHPFSSSDGRIDHIIDPPDPRIHFTLVCASSSCPPINFYTPERIDAQLDVAAAGFINGPEVEIRPRERLLLLSPIFKWYQSDFGGYDGVVDTLIHYTDHGEAKDFLIEQGLAADLEWKEYDWRLNR
- a CDS encoding dihydrolipoamide acetyltransferase family protein, with protein sequence MFEFKFPDVGEGIAEGEIVRWLVAVGDRVKAHQPIVEMETDKAVVELPAPVGGTVRELRGAEGDTIQVGEVLAVIEEEAAAQPERPAALGVVGQLEVAEEPPPAEAEPEAPVAVLPADRKLAEELGVDLVGVKPSGPRGRITAEDIRAAAGAGEARTEAPREPERIPLKGVRKVMARSMVASHSSAVHVTIMERADALALRELRQRERKLVESRGLKLTYLPLVVKALTLVLERYPLLNSSLDEQAGQVVLHREINIGFAVDTPDGLLVPVVRRARHMSILELAGALLDLSERARQRKITPAELKGGTFTVTNYGAIGGLWGTPIINPPEAAILGIGRIEEAPVVREGQVVARPVVPLSLTFDHRIIDGATAQRFFNALIEHIENPDLILLEN
- a CDS encoding alpha-ketoacid dehydrogenase subunit beta; this encodes MAQMNMVEAINLALREEMERDPDVILLGEDVGKEGGVFRVTEGLQQRFGENRSIDTPLAESGIVGCAFGMALLGLKPVAEIQFMGFLYPAYDQIISHVGRIRNRTRGVYSAPMVIRMPYGGGIHAPEHHSESTEALLAHTPGIKVVIPSSPADARGLLKSAIRDPDPVLFLEPKRIYRAIKEEVPEGEVLVPLGKARRVREGGDLTLVAWGAMVREAQKAAEELAGQGIEAEIIDPRSISPLDEAAIVESVKKTGRCVVVHEAPRTCGLGAEISALLMEQALLYLKAPVERVSGFDTVMPLPKGEHFYLPDLRRILRGARKVLEF